A region of Zeugodacus cucurbitae isolate PBARC_wt_2022May chromosome 5, idZeuCucr1.2, whole genome shotgun sequence DNA encodes the following proteins:
- the LOC105210570 gene encoding uncharacterized protein LOC105210570 isoform X2 encodes MVYCSVPGCEKFNKDQIKRFMFSFPKRKDLLEKWLEAIPSLSQPVKSSWRICQYHFKPEDILQAFSHTIGGEVYLIERERPRLKPNVVPTRNLQINKDTNNEREAKSKKNHIPHVLKQSKDTDAINKRCIEEVSLDDNQVVVHEQKCKRSCIRNVVEILEVQHEPNIEDILHKNSEFLEEDAEQFETQSIEDTNNECNQNLDIDDGTDNLQDKENIVVKNLSDNKNCSNPIPEVESFDNLFDSVFEVVLPSTLWGVHRSPHQKRIMFVYIDEEQLNIQKMLIVDDTGDLKMYLMTRLIREEHWPVDILTPERISDMLAELESMQICLGANVSEICEVLLTDVNSDEQTTQRLCKKCC; translated from the exons atggtTTATTGTTCTGTACCGGGttgtgaaaaattcaataaagacCAAATTAAACGATTTATGTTCAGCTTTCCCAAAAGAAAAGATTTATTGGAAAAATGGCTTGAAGCGATACCTAGTTTATCACAGCCTGTTAAAAGTTCTTGGCGAATTTGCCAATATCATTTTAAACCAGAAGATATTTTACAGGCATTCAGTCATACCATTGGCGGAGAAGTCTACCTAATCGAAAGGGAGAGACCGAGACTTAAACCGAATGTAGTACCAACAAGAAATCTACAAATCAACAAA gACACAAACAACGAGCGGGAAGCTAAATCGAAAAAGAATCATATCCCACATGTTTTGAAGCAATCTAAAGATACTGACGCTATAAATAAAAGATGCATTGAAGAAGTAAGCTTGGACGATAACCAAGTTGTCGTACATGAACAGAAATGTAAAAGGTCATGTATACGCAATGTTGTTGAAATTCTAGAAGTTCAACATGAACCAAACATTGAAGATATTTTGCACAAAAACTCGGAATTCCTAGAAGAGGACGCTGAGCAATTTGAAACACAAAGTATAGAAGACACTAATAATGAGTGTAACCAAAATTTGGATATAGATGATGGAACTGATAATCTACAGGATAAAGAAAATATCGTTGTGAAGAATTTAAGTGACAATAAAAACTGTTCCAATCCCATACCAGAGGTAGAATCCTTTGACAACCTCTTTGATAGTGTTTTTGAGGTAGTTTTGCCTTCAACGCTATGGGGAGTTCATCGCTCCCCACATCAAAAGCGTATAATGTTCGTATACATAGATGAAGAgcaattaaatatacaaaaaatgttgataGTGGATGATACCGGTGACctcaaaatgtatttaatgaCAAGGCTTATACGCGAAGAGCATTGGCCTGTTGACATTTTAACGCCAGAACGTATATCAGATATGCTTGCAGAGTTAGAGTCCATGCAAATATGTCTCGGTGCAAATGTGTCTGAAATATGTGAAGTGCTGCTTACAGATGTTAATAGCGATGAGCAAACAACGCAAAGATTATGCAAAAAGTGCtgttaa
- the LOC105210570 gene encoding uncharacterized protein LOC105210570 isoform X1, which translates to MVYCSVPGCEKFNKDQIKRFMFSFPKRKDLLEKWLEAIPSLSQPVKSSWRICQYHFKPEDILQAFSHTIGGEVYLIERERPRLKPNVVPTRNLQINKVDTNNEREAKSKKNHIPHVLKQSKDTDAINKRCIEEVSLDDNQVVVHEQKCKRSCIRNVVEILEVQHEPNIEDILHKNSEFLEEDAEQFETQSIEDTNNECNQNLDIDDGTDNLQDKENIVVKNLSDNKNCSNPIPEVESFDNLFDSVFEVVLPSTLWGVHRSPHQKRIMFVYIDEEQLNIQKMLIVDDTGDLKMYLMTRLIREEHWPVDILTPERISDMLAELESMQICLGANVSEICEVLLTDVNSDEQTTQRLCKKCC; encoded by the exons atggtTTATTGTTCTGTACCGGGttgtgaaaaattcaataaagacCAAATTAAACGATTTATGTTCAGCTTTCCCAAAAGAAAAGATTTATTGGAAAAATGGCTTGAAGCGATACCTAGTTTATCACAGCCTGTTAAAAGTTCTTGGCGAATTTGCCAATATCATTTTAAACCAGAAGATATTTTACAGGCATTCAGTCATACCATTGGCGGAGAAGTCTACCTAATCGAAAGGGAGAGACCGAGACTTAAACCGAATGTAGTACCAACAAGAAATCTACAAATCAACAAAGTA gACACAAACAACGAGCGGGAAGCTAAATCGAAAAAGAATCATATCCCACATGTTTTGAAGCAATCTAAAGATACTGACGCTATAAATAAAAGATGCATTGAAGAAGTAAGCTTGGACGATAACCAAGTTGTCGTACATGAACAGAAATGTAAAAGGTCATGTATACGCAATGTTGTTGAAATTCTAGAAGTTCAACATGAACCAAACATTGAAGATATTTTGCACAAAAACTCGGAATTCCTAGAAGAGGACGCTGAGCAATTTGAAACACAAAGTATAGAAGACACTAATAATGAGTGTAACCAAAATTTGGATATAGATGATGGAACTGATAATCTACAGGATAAAGAAAATATCGTTGTGAAGAATTTAAGTGACAATAAAAACTGTTCCAATCCCATACCAGAGGTAGAATCCTTTGACAACCTCTTTGATAGTGTTTTTGAGGTAGTTTTGCCTTCAACGCTATGGGGAGTTCATCGCTCCCCACATCAAAAGCGTATAATGTTCGTATACATAGATGAAGAgcaattaaatatacaaaaaatgttgataGTGGATGATACCGGTGACctcaaaatgtatttaatgaCAAGGCTTATACGCGAAGAGCATTGGCCTGTTGACATTTTAACGCCAGAACGTATATCAGATATGCTTGCAGAGTTAGAGTCCATGCAAATATGTCTCGGTGCAAATGTGTCTGAAATATGTGAAGTGCTGCTTACAGATGTTAATAGCGATGAGCAAACAACGCAAAGATTATGCAAAAAGTGCtgttaa
- the LOC105210562 gene encoding UDP-galactose translocator isoform X1, which produces MVQVQKTIEVFGRSQVKIQDIGGSSRKNSSVVVTIPSHTSMTTTSIPTTAMNIHVNANTLKYISLITLTLQNAILGLSMRYARTRPGDIFISSTAVLMSEIVKLVTCLVLVFNEEGKDAQKFVHTLHKTIIANPVDTLKVCVPSLVYIVQNNLLYVSASHLDAATYQVTYQLKILTTAMFAVFILRRRLINTQWGALLLLIVGVVMVQLAQTVDDSAGSAPPTGPEQNRMLGLWAALGACFLSGFAGIYFEKILKGADISVWMRNVQLSLLSIPFGMLTCFINDGHQITNAGFFHGYDLFIWYLILLQAGGGLIVAVVVKYADNILKGFATSLAIVVSCVASIYIFDFNLTFRFAIGAGLVIASIFMYGYDPKKSTGNSKQTTINAAQMNPTQSEDEEKLLPRV; this is translated from the exons ATGGTGCAAGTACAAAAAACTATAGAA gTGTTTGGACGTAGTCAAGTCAAAATACAGGACATTGGTGGAAGTAGCCGGAAAAACTCATCGGTCGTAGTTACAATTCCTTCCCATACTTCAATGACCACAACTTCTATACCAACAACTGCCATGAATATACACG TAAACGCCAACACTTTGAAGTACATCAGTTTAATAACATTAACGTTGCAAAATGCTATACTTGGACTTAGTATGCGTTATGCACGTACGCGTCCCGGAGACATTTTCATCAGTTCTACAG CTGTGCTTATGTCGGAGATAGTTAAGCTAGTCACCTGTCTGGTTTTGGTATTCAATGAAGAGGGTAAAGATGCACAGAAATTTGTACATACACTGCACAAAACTATTATTGCGAATCCTGTGGATACTCTCAAAGTGTGCGTTCCTTCGCTAGTTTATATTGTACAAAATAATCTGCTCTACGTGTCGGCTTCACATTTGGATGCGGCCACTTATCAAGTGACCTATCAACTGAAAATACTTACAACAGCCATGTTTGCTGTATTCATACTGCGACGTCGCCTTATCAATACACAGTGGGGTGCATTATTATTGCTTATTGTTGGCGTTGTGATGGTGCAATTAGCGCAAACAGTGGATGATAGTGCGGGAAGTGCACCGCCAACTGGACCGGAGCAAAATCGAATGCTCGGATTGTGGGCAGCATTGGGTGCTTGTTTTCTATCTGGTTTCGCTGGTATAtactttgagaaaattctcaaAGGTGCCGATATATCCGTATGGATGCGCAACGTGCAACTAAGTTTGCTCAGCATACCATTTGGAATGCTGACTTGCTTCATCAATGATGGACATCAAATCACAAACGCCGGTTTCTTCCATGGTTATGACTTGTTCATTTGGTATTTGATACTTCTACAGGCGGGTGGCGGACTTATAGTAGCAGTCGTGGTAAAATATGCAGATAACATATTAAAAGGATTTGCTACCTCCTTAGCCATAGTCGTCTCATGTGTagcatctatatatattttcgatttcaatttaACTTTCCGTTTTGCAATTGGTGCTGGATTAGTTATTGCTTCGATATTCATGTATGGATATGATCCCAAGAAGTCAACAGGAAACTCCAAGCAGACAACAATTAATGCAGCACAAATGAATCCAACGCAGTCAGAAGATGAGGAAAAACTTCTGCCCAGAGTTTAG
- the LOC105210562 gene encoding UDP-galactose translocator isoform X3, producing MTTTSIPTTAMNIHVNANTLKYISLITLTLQNAILGLSMRYARTRPGDIFISSTAVLMSEIVKLVTCLVLVFNEEGKDAQKFVHTLHKTIIANPVDTLKVCVPSLVYIVQNNLLYVSASHLDAATYQVTYQLKILTTAMFAVFILRRRLINTQWGALLLLIVGVVMVQLAQTVDDSAGSAPPTGPEQNRMLGLWAALGACFLSGFAGIYFEKILKGADISVWMRNVQLSLLSIPFGMLTCFINDGHQITNAGFFHGYDLFIWYLILLQAGGGLIVAVVVKYADNILKGFATSLAIVVSCVASIYIFDFNLTFRFAIGAGLVIASIFMYGYDPKKSTGNSKQTTINAAQMNPTQSEDEEKLLPRV from the exons ATGACCACAACTTCTATACCAACAACTGCCATGAATATACACG TAAACGCCAACACTTTGAAGTACATCAGTTTAATAACATTAACGTTGCAAAATGCTATACTTGGACTTAGTATGCGTTATGCACGTACGCGTCCCGGAGACATTTTCATCAGTTCTACAG CTGTGCTTATGTCGGAGATAGTTAAGCTAGTCACCTGTCTGGTTTTGGTATTCAATGAAGAGGGTAAAGATGCACAGAAATTTGTACATACACTGCACAAAACTATTATTGCGAATCCTGTGGATACTCTCAAAGTGTGCGTTCCTTCGCTAGTTTATATTGTACAAAATAATCTGCTCTACGTGTCGGCTTCACATTTGGATGCGGCCACTTATCAAGTGACCTATCAACTGAAAATACTTACAACAGCCATGTTTGCTGTATTCATACTGCGACGTCGCCTTATCAATACACAGTGGGGTGCATTATTATTGCTTATTGTTGGCGTTGTGATGGTGCAATTAGCGCAAACAGTGGATGATAGTGCGGGAAGTGCACCGCCAACTGGACCGGAGCAAAATCGAATGCTCGGATTGTGGGCAGCATTGGGTGCTTGTTTTCTATCTGGTTTCGCTGGTATAtactttgagaaaattctcaaAGGTGCCGATATATCCGTATGGATGCGCAACGTGCAACTAAGTTTGCTCAGCATACCATTTGGAATGCTGACTTGCTTCATCAATGATGGACATCAAATCACAAACGCCGGTTTCTTCCATGGTTATGACTTGTTCATTTGGTATTTGATACTTCTACAGGCGGGTGGCGGACTTATAGTAGCAGTCGTGGTAAAATATGCAGATAACATATTAAAAGGATTTGCTACCTCCTTAGCCATAGTCGTCTCATGTGTagcatctatatatattttcgatttcaatttaACTTTCCGTTTTGCAATTGGTGCTGGATTAGTTATTGCTTCGATATTCATGTATGGATATGATCCCAAGAAGTCAACAGGAAACTCCAAGCAGACAACAATTAATGCAGCACAAATGAATCCAACGCAGTCAGAAGATGAGGAAAAACTTCTGCCCAGAGTTTAG
- the LOC105210564 gene encoding protein RFT1 homolog isoform X2, whose protein sequence is MNVRLLLLESTLLFLSREAFNRAGLSATTQQRNKCSWAQLINQMWLTAPTCIVICIPCVYIWLHLLSPVDDQYKLQYQFGCYAMALSCIVELCAEAPSFVTQVFCFVRVRIVLNTLHILVRSAVFLWIVINDKSVAINAFAIAQLMSTATIIFGNYGFFYFYIRRLNQQKQQLDKKSTSNDMQDFPFTKISEFFPGVMKNEGKFFNTELQILTLSFVKQGVLKQILTEGEKYVMSVSPVLNFSEQATYDVVNNLGSLAARFIFRPIEDSSYFFFTQTIARDVVLYKQSRESVVQAAKVLHNLSLAVTSIGLLALTFGQSYSHTLLLLYGGADFVAGGLPEKLLQWHCLAIYFLAINGITEGYMFATNTSRDIDKYNYLMAIFSVSFLILSYILTSFLGPVGFIFANCINMFCRICYSTHFIYRQYQPTELMPLKGLLPGKWFIITLIITGLFCKYASYWPTSIPVHLLYGFLSVSCCLLVWTIENRELVKLGWRYGQRIKSD, encoded by the exons ATGAATGTACGTTTGCTTCTGTTGGAGAGCACTTTACTGTTTTTATCCAGAGAAGCTTTTAACCGTGCAGGATTGAGTGCTACTACTCAGCAACGTAACAAATGCTCATGGGCGCAGTTAATAAATCAAATGTGGCTTAC GGCACCTACATGTATAGTAATATGCATTCCTTGCGTATACATTTGGTTGCATCTGCTGTCACCTGTTGACGACCAATACAAGCTGCAATACCAATTTGGCTGCTATGCAATGGCTTTATCCTGTATTGTCGAGTTATGTGCCGAAGCCCCTAGTTTTGTAACACAAGTCTTCTGTTTTGTTCGTGTACGAATTGTCTTGAATACCCTACATATATTAGTCCGTTCAGCTGTATTTCTCTGGATtgtaataaatgacaaaagtgtCGCGATTAATGCTTTTGCAATAGCGCAGTTAATGAGCACTGCAACAATTATATTTGGAAATTACGGCTTTTTCTACTTCTATATTCGACGActaaatcaacaaaaacaacaacttgatAAAAAATCTACTAGTAATGATATGCAAGACTTCCCCTTCACAAAAATAAGTGAGTTTTTCCCTGGAGTTATGAAGAATGAG GGAAAATTCTTCAATACAGAACTGCAAATTCTTACCTTAAGCTTTGTTAAGCAGGGCGTATTGAAACAAATCTTAACGGAAGGTGAGAAATATGTTATGTCTGTAAGCCCAGTACTCAATTTTAGTGAACAAGCTACATATGACGTGGTGAATAATTTGGGAAGCTTGGCGGCACGTTTTATTTTTAGACCTATTGAAGACAGTAGTTATTTTTTCTTCACGCAAACTATTGCTCGTGATGTCGTTTTGTACAAACAAAGTCGg GAAAGCGTTGTACAAGCAGCAAAAGTTTTACATAATTTGTCGTTAGCAGTCACATCGATTGGATTATTAGCTTTAACATTTGGTCAGAGCTATTCTCATACATTACTTCTGCTCTATGGGGGTGCTGATTTTGTTGCCGGTGGATTGCCTGAAAAATTGTTACAGTGGCATTGTTTGGCTATTTATTTCTTGGCAATTAATGGCATAACAGAGGGTTATATGTTTGCAACGAATACAAGCAGagatatcgacaaatataattACTTAATGGCTATATTCTCCGTGAGTTTTCTAATACTCTCTTATATTTTGACAAGCTTCCTAGGACCGGTTGGGTTTATATTCGCCAATTGCATAAACATGTTCTGTAGGATATGCTACAG CACTCACTTTATATATCGACAATATCAGCCAACAGAATTAATGCCACTGAAAGGTTTGTTGCCTGGTAAATGGTTTATCATCACGCTTATAATAACTGGCTTGTTTTGTAAATACGCATCG tATTGGCCAACGTCAATTCCAGTACATCTATTGTATGGATTTTTAAGTGTTTCTTGTTGTCTGCTCGTTTGGACAATTGAAAACAGAGAGCTGGTTAAATTAGGTTGGCGATATGGACAACGAATTAAAAGTGattaa
- the LOC105210564 gene encoding protein RFT1 homolog isoform X1, producing MDRNVLHSSILSGAFSIIFQVLCRILTFGINAFIVRNVGRDVLGIMNVRLLLLESTLLFLSREAFNRAGLSATTQQRNKCSWAQLINQMWLTAPTCIVICIPCVYIWLHLLSPVDDQYKLQYQFGCYAMALSCIVELCAEAPSFVTQVFCFVRVRIVLNTLHILVRSAVFLWIVINDKSVAINAFAIAQLMSTATIIFGNYGFFYFYIRRLNQQKQQLDKKSTSNDMQDFPFTKISEFFPGVMKNEGKFFNTELQILTLSFVKQGVLKQILTEGEKYVMSVSPVLNFSEQATYDVVNNLGSLAARFIFRPIEDSSYFFFTQTIARDVVLYKQSRESVVQAAKVLHNLSLAVTSIGLLALTFGQSYSHTLLLLYGGADFVAGGLPEKLLQWHCLAIYFLAINGITEGYMFATNTSRDIDKYNYLMAIFSVSFLILSYILTSFLGPVGFIFANCINMFCRICYSTHFIYRQYQPTELMPLKGLLPGKWFIITLIITGLFCKYASYWPTSIPVHLLYGFLSVSCCLLVWTIENRELVKLGWRYGQRIKSD from the exons ATGGACCGCAATGTGCTCCATAGCAGTATCCTTAGCGGagcttttagtattattttccag GTATTATGTCGTATTCTTACCTTTGGCATAAATGCTTTTATTGTACGGAATGTCGGACGTGATGTGTTGGGCATTATGAATGTACGTTTGCTTCTGTTGGAGAGCACTTTACTGTTTTTATCCAGAGAAGCTTTTAACCGTGCAGGATTGAGTGCTACTACTCAGCAACGTAACAAATGCTCATGGGCGCAGTTAATAAATCAAATGTGGCTTAC GGCACCTACATGTATAGTAATATGCATTCCTTGCGTATACATTTGGTTGCATCTGCTGTCACCTGTTGACGACCAATACAAGCTGCAATACCAATTTGGCTGCTATGCAATGGCTTTATCCTGTATTGTCGAGTTATGTGCCGAAGCCCCTAGTTTTGTAACACAAGTCTTCTGTTTTGTTCGTGTACGAATTGTCTTGAATACCCTACATATATTAGTCCGTTCAGCTGTATTTCTCTGGATtgtaataaatgacaaaagtgtCGCGATTAATGCTTTTGCAATAGCGCAGTTAATGAGCACTGCAACAATTATATTTGGAAATTACGGCTTTTTCTACTTCTATATTCGACGActaaatcaacaaaaacaacaacttgatAAAAAATCTACTAGTAATGATATGCAAGACTTCCCCTTCACAAAAATAAGTGAGTTTTTCCCTGGAGTTATGAAGAATGAG GGAAAATTCTTCAATACAGAACTGCAAATTCTTACCTTAAGCTTTGTTAAGCAGGGCGTATTGAAACAAATCTTAACGGAAGGTGAGAAATATGTTATGTCTGTAAGCCCAGTACTCAATTTTAGTGAACAAGCTACATATGACGTGGTGAATAATTTGGGAAGCTTGGCGGCACGTTTTATTTTTAGACCTATTGAAGACAGTAGTTATTTTTTCTTCACGCAAACTATTGCTCGTGATGTCGTTTTGTACAAACAAAGTCGg GAAAGCGTTGTACAAGCAGCAAAAGTTTTACATAATTTGTCGTTAGCAGTCACATCGATTGGATTATTAGCTTTAACATTTGGTCAGAGCTATTCTCATACATTACTTCTGCTCTATGGGGGTGCTGATTTTGTTGCCGGTGGATTGCCTGAAAAATTGTTACAGTGGCATTGTTTGGCTATTTATTTCTTGGCAATTAATGGCATAACAGAGGGTTATATGTTTGCAACGAATACAAGCAGagatatcgacaaatataattACTTAATGGCTATATTCTCCGTGAGTTTTCTAATACTCTCTTATATTTTGACAAGCTTCCTAGGACCGGTTGGGTTTATATTCGCCAATTGCATAAACATGTTCTGTAGGATATGCTACAG CACTCACTTTATATATCGACAATATCAGCCAACAGAATTAATGCCACTGAAAGGTTTGTTGCCTGGTAAATGGTTTATCATCACGCTTATAATAACTGGCTTGTTTTGTAAATACGCATCG tATTGGCCAACGTCAATTCCAGTACATCTATTGTATGGATTTTTAAGTGTTTCTTGTTGTCTGCTCGTTTGGACAATTGAAAACAGAGAGCTGGTTAAATTAGGTTGGCGATATGGACAACGAATTAAAAGTGattaa
- the LOC105210562 gene encoding UDP-galactose translocator isoform X2, which yields MDVFGRSQVKIQDIGGSSRKNSSVVVTIPSHTSMTTTSIPTTAMNIHVNANTLKYISLITLTLQNAILGLSMRYARTRPGDIFISSTAVLMSEIVKLVTCLVLVFNEEGKDAQKFVHTLHKTIIANPVDTLKVCVPSLVYIVQNNLLYVSASHLDAATYQVTYQLKILTTAMFAVFILRRRLINTQWGALLLLIVGVVMVQLAQTVDDSAGSAPPTGPEQNRMLGLWAALGACFLSGFAGIYFEKILKGADISVWMRNVQLSLLSIPFGMLTCFINDGHQITNAGFFHGYDLFIWYLILLQAGGGLIVAVVVKYADNILKGFATSLAIVVSCVASIYIFDFNLTFRFAIGAGLVIASIFMYGYDPKKSTGNSKQTTINAAQMNPTQSEDEEKLLPRV from the exons ATGGAT gTGTTTGGACGTAGTCAAGTCAAAATACAGGACATTGGTGGAAGTAGCCGGAAAAACTCATCGGTCGTAGTTACAATTCCTTCCCATACTTCAATGACCACAACTTCTATACCAACAACTGCCATGAATATACACG TAAACGCCAACACTTTGAAGTACATCAGTTTAATAACATTAACGTTGCAAAATGCTATACTTGGACTTAGTATGCGTTATGCACGTACGCGTCCCGGAGACATTTTCATCAGTTCTACAG CTGTGCTTATGTCGGAGATAGTTAAGCTAGTCACCTGTCTGGTTTTGGTATTCAATGAAGAGGGTAAAGATGCACAGAAATTTGTACATACACTGCACAAAACTATTATTGCGAATCCTGTGGATACTCTCAAAGTGTGCGTTCCTTCGCTAGTTTATATTGTACAAAATAATCTGCTCTACGTGTCGGCTTCACATTTGGATGCGGCCACTTATCAAGTGACCTATCAACTGAAAATACTTACAACAGCCATGTTTGCTGTATTCATACTGCGACGTCGCCTTATCAATACACAGTGGGGTGCATTATTATTGCTTATTGTTGGCGTTGTGATGGTGCAATTAGCGCAAACAGTGGATGATAGTGCGGGAAGTGCACCGCCAACTGGACCGGAGCAAAATCGAATGCTCGGATTGTGGGCAGCATTGGGTGCTTGTTTTCTATCTGGTTTCGCTGGTATAtactttgagaaaattctcaaAGGTGCCGATATATCCGTATGGATGCGCAACGTGCAACTAAGTTTGCTCAGCATACCATTTGGAATGCTGACTTGCTTCATCAATGATGGACATCAAATCACAAACGCCGGTTTCTTCCATGGTTATGACTTGTTCATTTGGTATTTGATACTTCTACAGGCGGGTGGCGGACTTATAGTAGCAGTCGTGGTAAAATATGCAGATAACATATTAAAAGGATTTGCTACCTCCTTAGCCATAGTCGTCTCATGTGTagcatctatatatattttcgatttcaatttaACTTTCCGTTTTGCAATTGGTGCTGGATTAGTTATTGCTTCGATATTCATGTATGGATATGATCCCAAGAAGTCAACAGGAAACTCCAAGCAGACAACAATTAATGCAGCACAAATGAATCCAACGCAGTCAGAAGATGAGGAAAAACTTCTGCCCAGAGTTTAG
- the LOC105210563 gene encoding uncharacterized protein LOC105210563 — MKKVARLRIAQQDDATSNASSENMAVRTTGRIKKPKAVFDPSDNYLPRSQRANNAATHSGGTGPTATGVSILIDRKRETPTSLYQDSQQNKRLSQSSITSTGTSASEIASTEVVCDVCQKREAKRGTHARNKLISCLECERRVHKLCLPVDFEDIDILRQNYKCENCRTCEVCDAFNDCEPKINQPMVTCSKCVKSYHLTCHIPNVFKFQQILRWKCNKCQPCMNNGGSALPVKTIREIIGDDPHRSNRTQLLQQNQQNVNIAEAAAEAKSAAAKLSTQVVQVGNDNGQKQVKGIESDGSCVESGGSSTTSSSSTTSSNITSLSGEAKIDDVTTASKRPKTIHEETTNNNTPVIRYSPYEPIDVPDVKDWNAEQVATYFAKYFPNEAHVFKEHEIDGTSLLLLKRSDVIKKLPIKLGPSLRIYSLILKIQTQLNDPTLGWNCGL, encoded by the exons ATGAAGAAAGTTGCTCGACTGCGAATTGCACAGCAGGATGATGCTACCAGTAATGCTAGCTCTGAAAATATGGCTGTTCGAACAACAGGACGTATAAAA AAACCCAAAGCTGTATTTGATCCTTCTGACAATTATTTGCCACGTTCACAACGTGCTAACAATGCAGCAACGCATTCTGGCGGTACGGGTCCGACAGCAACAGGAGTTTCTATACTTATAGATCGAAAACGCGAAACACCAACTTCGCTTTATCAAGATTCACAGCAAAACAAACGTCTTTCACAATCCTCAATTACTTCGACTGGTACATCTGCTAGTGAAATCGCGTCCACAGAAGTTGTATGTGATGTTTGTCAAAAGCGTGAAGCTAAGCGTGGTACGCACGCCAGGAATAAATTGATATCTTGTTTGGAATGCGAAAGACGTGTACATAAATTATGCCTACCGGTGGATTTTGAAGATATTGACATTTTGCGTCAGAACTACAAGTGTGAAAATTGTCGTACATGCGAAGTATGTGACGCTTTTAATGACTGCGAACCAAAAATTAAC CAACCAATGGTGACGTGTTCTAAATGTGTTAAATCTTATCATCTGACCTGCCACATCCCCAATGTGTTTAAATTCCAACAGATTTTGCGATGGAAATGCAACAAATGTCAACCATGTATGAATAATGGAGGTTCTGCTTTGCCAGTGAAAACTATAAGGGAGATCATCGGTGATGATCCACATCGCTCAAACCGTACTCAACTCCTTcagcaaaatcaacaaaatgtaaacattgcCGAAGCTGCAGCTGAAGCGAAAAGTGCTGCTGCCAAACTTTCAACACAGGTTGTGCAAGTAGGTAACGACAATGGCCAAAAGCAAGTCAAGGGTATAGAAAGTGATGGTAGTTGCGTAGAAAGTGGTGGTAGTAGTACCACAAGTAGTAGTAGCACGACCAGTAGCAACATCACTAGTTTAAGTGGCGAAGCAAAGATTGATGATGTTACCACCGCATCGAAGAGACCGAAAACAATTCACGAAGAaactacaaataataatacaccGGTTATACGATATAGTCCCTACGAACCCATAGATGTGCCCGATGTAAAAGATTGGAATGCTGAACAAGTCGCTACATATTTTGCCAAGTACTTTCCTAACGAGGCGCACGTTTTTAAGGAACATGAAATCGATGGAACTTCACTGTTGTTGCTTAAGCGCAGTGATGTTATTAAAAAGCTACCAATTAAATTGGGTCCTTCACTTCGTATTTacagtttaatattaaaaatacagaCACAATTAAATGATCCAACACTCGGTTGGAATTGTGGACTTTAA